One Sediminibacillus dalangtanensis genomic region harbors:
- a CDS encoding AbrB/MazE/SpoVT family DNA-binding domain-containing protein, whose product MEQFERKVTKIGNSFGITIPTELLKQVGLALGDEVQVEVKDRKIVLRKKEQVALPEGVDAEFMEILNDVIKEHDKAFKGLVDR is encoded by the coding sequence ATGGAGCAGTTCGAAAGGAAAGTCACAAAGATCGGGAACAGTTTTGGGATTACCATTCCAACTGAATTACTTAAACAAGTTGGTTTGGCACTAGGGGATGAGGTGCAAGTCGAAGTGAAAGATAGGAAAATTGTTTTGAGAAAAAAAGAACAAGTTGCCCTGCCTGAAGGTGTTGATGCTGAATTTATGGAAATTTTAAATGATGTCATTAAAGAACATGACAAAGCCTTTAAAGGGTTAGTGGACAGATAA
- a CDS encoding DUF2837 family protein — translation MDTAPNVDTLEFVETQFRILIGASTVGTIFGIILLYTLMKISFSLKKEQNLFPWINE, via the coding sequence ATCGATACTGCTCCAAATGTTGATACGCTAGAATTTGTAGAAACTCAATTTCGGATTCTTATTGGCGCATCCACGGTCGGCACCATATTCGGAATCATACTACTTTATACTCTAATGAAAATATCCTTTTCATTAAAGAAGGAACAGAACCTCTTTCCCTGGATAAATGAATAA
- a CDS encoding SRPBCC family protein: protein MSRTNIVAEKGTQDVVISRIFNAPRELVFNTYTDPTTVPEWWGPKRYKTTVDKMDVKKGGIWRFIHRDGEGNEYAFNGVYHEVVSPERIINTFEVEGYPDFIGLVTINFEELSDGKTKFIEKTVYQSVEGRDGMIKAGMSEGAIELLDRLEELLDSIQNV, encoded by the coding sequence ATGTCAAGAACTAATATTGTAGCTGAAAAAGGAACGCAAGATGTTGTTATTTCTCGTATTTTTAATGCACCTCGGGAACTCGTATTCAATACTTATACAGACCCAACAACTGTTCCTGAGTGGTGGGGTCCTAAAAGATATAAGACGACAGTGGATAAAATGGATGTGAAAAAAGGTGGGATTTGGCGATTTATTCATCGGGACGGTGAAGGGAATGAATATGCATTTAATGGTGTTTATCATGAAGTCGTCTCACCTGAAAGGATAATCAATACATTTGAGGTTGAAGGTTACCCTGATTTTATTGGGCTTGTCACAATAAACTTCGAAGAATTGTCTGATGGCAAGACGAAGTTCATCGAGAAAACGGTGTATCAATCAGTAGAAGGTCGGGATGGTATGATTAAAGCAGGTATGTCTGAAGGAGCCATTGAACTTTTGGATCGGCTTGAAGAATTGCTGGATAGTATCCAGAACGTATGA
- a CDS encoding VOC family protein: MINTNQNIVPHLWFDKEANDAAKFYASIFPESRITNVTTLQATPSGDSDLVSFELWGQEFMAINAGPFFKFNPSVSFMVNFDPSQEKDASEKINKVWNKLSKGGSVLMPLDKYPFSDKYGWIQDKYGLSWQLVLSNPEGEDRPTILPSLMFVGDKCGRAEEAIHFYMSIFNNSKQGLIARYPQDMEPDKEGTIMFSDFMLENQWFAAMDSARDHEFNFIEAISFMVKCETQDEIDYYWDKLSAVPESEQCGWLKDKYGLSWQIVPREKDEMMSNNSTQEQISRVTQATLKMKKIDLNGLQKAYRS, encoded by the coding sequence ATGATAAATACTAATCAGAATATTGTTCCACATTTATGGTTTGACAAGGAGGCCAATGATGCAGCAAAGTTCTATGCATCCATTTTCCCTGAATCAAGAATTACAAATGTTACAACACTCCAGGCAACGCCATCAGGCGACTCCGATTTAGTTTCTTTTGAATTGTGGGGACAGGAGTTCATGGCAATCAATGCAGGTCCTTTTTTCAAATTCAATCCGTCGGTGTCTTTTATGGTTAATTTTGACCCATCGCAAGAAAAAGATGCGAGTGAAAAGATAAATAAAGTTTGGAACAAATTATCCAAAGGTGGCTCAGTATTGATGCCACTTGATAAGTATCCATTTAGTGATAAGTATGGCTGGATTCAAGATAAGTATGGTTTATCTTGGCAGCTGGTCCTTTCCAATCCGGAAGGTGAAGATCGGCCAACGATATTACCGTCGCTAATGTTTGTGGGTGATAAATGTGGCAGAGCGGAAGAAGCGATTCATTTTTATATGTCAATATTTAATAACTCAAAACAGGGTCTGATTGCGCGCTACCCTCAAGACATGGAACCTGACAAAGAAGGAACAATTATGTTTTCTGATTTCATGCTTGAGAATCAGTGGTTTGCCGCAATGGATAGCGCAAGAGATCATGAATTCAATTTCATTGAGGCTATCTCATTTATGGTAAAATGCGAAACACAAGATGAGATTGATTACTACTGGGATAAGTTATCAGCGGTTCCTGAATCCGAACAATGCGGCTGGTTGAAAGATAAGTATGGATTGTCCTGGCAGATCGTACCGAGAGAAAAGGACGAGATGATGAGCAACAATAGTACACAGGAACAAATTTCGCGTGTTACCCAGGCAACCCTTAAAATGAAGAAAATTGATCTTAATGGGTTACAGAAAGCATACAGGAGTTAA
- a CDS encoding ArsR/SmtB family transcription factor — protein sequence MNAATFSALAEPNRVNILELLRDFGELTVGEIAQRLGLRMPQSSKHLHVLANAGLVNVKADANRRIYSIRQESFEEMDQWFESFIREKEEQFNRFEELLIKKQATEKRNE from the coding sequence ATGAATGCGGCAACTTTTAGCGCTCTGGCTGAACCCAATCGAGTGAACATCCTTGAATTGCTAAGGGATTTCGGTGAGCTAACAGTTGGGGAAATTGCACAAAGACTCGGACTCAGGATGCCACAATCTTCTAAGCATCTGCATGTTCTAGCTAATGCAGGTCTTGTCAATGTGAAGGCTGATGCCAACCGACGAATTTATTCGATTCGTCAAGAATCGTTTGAAGAAATGGACCAATGGTTTGAATCTTTCATCAGAGAAAAAGAAGAACAGTTTAATCGATTTGAAGAACTTTTGATTAAGAAACAGGCAACTGAAAAGAGGAATGAATAA
- a CDS encoding metal-dependent hydrolase family protein — protein MAVKLIKNGFLVDGNGGEPVKDQIVVVDGAKIVYTGAESGYQPTGQEEVIDAQGGTILPGLIDTHVHMMMEYMPVAKRLETPFSFMYYQAAEYLKNTLEAGITSVRDALGTDLGVKKAVEDGLISGPRLQLSINALTITGGHGDGYTVSGNILDLLPNGYPGMPSGLCDGVEEVRKKTREMLRAGAEVIKVHATGGVLSATDHPEFTQFSQEELEVIVQEGKYRKGVKVMAHAQGAEGIKNAVRAGIHSIEHGIFIDDEAIELMLENGTYLVPTLLAPVAVLETAKEVGMPDSAVEKSKEVIEAHRQSFTKAYKAGVKIAMGTDAGVMKHGTNLRELGLMADAGMSPMETIVASTKTAAECMGWEDKLGTIEQGKLADIVIVKGNPLEDIYSLADNNNIQVVVKDGKVEKNLL, from the coding sequence ATGGCAGTAAAACTGATTAAAAATGGATTCTTGGTAGATGGAAACGGCGGAGAGCCGGTAAAAGATCAAATTGTCGTCGTGGATGGGGCGAAAATTGTTTATACAGGAGCGGAAAGCGGTTATCAGCCAACCGGGCAGGAGGAAGTAATTGATGCACAAGGCGGCACCATTCTTCCGGGTCTGATTGATACCCACGTCCATATGATGATGGAATACATGCCGGTTGCCAAACGACTGGAAACACCGTTTTCCTTTATGTACTATCAAGCGGCAGAGTACTTGAAGAACACATTGGAAGCAGGCATCACTTCGGTCAGGGATGCGCTTGGAACAGACCTTGGGGTTAAAAAGGCAGTCGAGGATGGCCTGATTTCCGGACCGCGACTTCAATTGAGCATCAATGCTCTGACAATCACTGGCGGACACGGGGACGGCTATACGGTTTCGGGGAACATCTTGGACCTGCTGCCAAATGGGTATCCTGGCATGCCGAGTGGTCTTTGTGATGGCGTGGAGGAAGTCCGGAAAAAGACCCGGGAGATGCTGAGGGCAGGAGCTGAAGTCATCAAAGTCCATGCGACTGGCGGTGTGCTGAGCGCTACCGACCATCCGGAATTCACCCAGTTCTCACAAGAAGAGCTGGAAGTAATCGTCCAGGAAGGAAAGTATCGCAAAGGTGTCAAAGTAATGGCGCACGCCCAAGGGGCGGAAGGGATCAAAAATGCAGTACGTGCTGGTATTCATTCCATTGAGCACGGCATTTTCATCGATGATGAAGCGATCGAATTGATGCTCGAAAATGGCACTTATCTGGTACCGACCCTTCTTGCCCCTGTAGCAGTTTTGGAAACTGCCAAGGAAGTGGGCATGCCGGACAGCGCAGTCGAGAAATCAAAAGAAGTTATTGAAGCTCATAGACAAAGCTTTACGAAAGCATACAAAGCTGGCGTTAAAATTGCCATGGGTACAGACGCCGGAGTCATGAAGCATGGCACCAACCTTCGCGAGTTAGGTCTGATGGCCGATGCCGGTATGTCCCCAATGGAAACCATCGTCGCTTCCACTAAGACAGCAGCTGAATGTATGGGCTGGGAAGATAAGCTTGGCACCATCGAACAAGGCAAGCTTGCCGACATTGTCATTGTGAAGGGAAACCCACTGGAGGATATTTATTCGCTGGCTGATAACAACAACATCCAGGTCGTCGTGAAGGACGGCAAGGTAGAGAAGAATTTGCTGTAA
- a CDS encoding beta-galactosidase has translation MKYNPVSSKIPKMLHGADYNPEQWEDYPGIMEEDIRMMKLANCNVMSVGIFSWAKLEPEEGVFRFEWLDQILDKLADNGIYAFLATPSGARPAWMSEKYKEVLRVGPNRVRNLHGLRHNHCYTSPVYREKVTTINQKLAERYAGHPAVIGWHVSNEYGGECHCDLCQEAFREWLKEKYGTLDHLNHSWWTTFWSHTYTSWSQVESPAPHGESMVHGLNLDWKRFVTDQTLDFFKHETKPLRAVKPDLPVTANFMEAFEGLNYAKFADALDFVSWDSYPTWHDPDGDVEQAAWVAMNHDMFRSIKDGQPFLLMESTPSMTNWQPVSKLKRPGMHLLASMQAVAHGSDSVQYFQWRKSRGSSEKFHGAVVDHAGHEHTRVFQEVSQVGDTLAELDEVVGTAVEAEVAIIFDTENRWAIKDAQGPRNQGIQYEKTVAAHYQAFWKQGVAVDVIDMEKDLSKYKLVVAPMLYMARDGVGEKIEAFVENGGTFVATYWSGIANETDLTFLGGFPGPLRRTLGIWSEEIDALHDGQANQITLTENELGLCGEYTAMELCDLIHLEGAEALAAYQKDFYAGRPALTVNRFGQGKAYYIASRNEQSFHDAFYEKIVEESGVKRALETKLPKGVSAQSRTDGKYDYLFLMNFGGEKQAIVLPDENFTNLLDGSAVSRSIEIAPLGLKLLKRKEGTHAAG, from the coding sequence ATGAAATACAATCCAGTCAGTTCGAAAATCCCGAAAATGCTTCACGGTGCTGACTATAACCCGGAGCAATGGGAGGATTATCCCGGCATCATGGAAGAAGATATCCGGATGATGAAGCTGGCAAACTGCAATGTGATGTCTGTCGGTATTTTTTCCTGGGCTAAACTCGAACCGGAAGAAGGAGTATTCCGATTTGAATGGCTTGACCAAATTCTTGATAAGCTCGCCGACAATGGCATCTATGCTTTTTTGGCCACCCCGAGCGGCGCGCGTCCGGCCTGGATGTCGGAGAAATATAAGGAAGTACTCCGAGTCGGTCCAAACCGGGTTCGCAACCTGCACGGGCTGCGACATAATCACTGTTATACTTCCCCGGTTTACCGTGAAAAGGTGACGACGATCAACCAAAAGCTGGCGGAACGGTATGCGGGGCATCCTGCAGTGATCGGATGGCATGTTTCCAATGAATACGGTGGAGAGTGCCACTGTGATTTATGCCAGGAAGCATTCCGGGAATGGCTGAAAGAAAAGTACGGTACACTAGATCATTTGAATCATAGCTGGTGGACGACGTTTTGGAGCCATACATACACCTCTTGGTCCCAAGTGGAGTCGCCGGCTCCGCATGGAGAATCGATGGTACACGGGCTGAATTTGGATTGGAAACGGTTCGTGACAGACCAGACGCTCGACTTTTTCAAGCATGAGACCAAGCCGTTGCGAGCAGTGAAGCCGGATTTGCCGGTGACCGCCAATTTCATGGAGGCGTTCGAGGGGCTCAACTACGCCAAATTTGCCGATGCGCTCGATTTTGTTTCATGGGATTCGTATCCTACCTGGCATGATCCTGACGGGGATGTTGAACAGGCAGCCTGGGTGGCGATGAACCATGACATGTTTCGCTCGATAAAAGACGGGCAGCCGTTTTTGTTGATGGAAAGCACGCCTAGCATGACCAACTGGCAGCCAGTCAGCAAATTGAAGCGGCCAGGCATGCATCTGTTGGCGTCGATGCAGGCAGTCGCACACGGATCAGACTCCGTGCAATATTTTCAATGGCGGAAAAGCAGGGGATCAAGTGAAAAATTTCATGGCGCCGTAGTCGATCATGCCGGCCACGAACATACCCGCGTCTTTCAAGAAGTGAGCCAAGTCGGTGATACCCTTGCCGAGTTGGATGAGGTTGTCGGGACAGCGGTAGAAGCGGAAGTCGCGATTATTTTTGATACGGAAAACCGGTGGGCAATAAAGGATGCCCAGGGACCACGCAACCAGGGAATCCAATACGAAAAAACTGTCGCGGCGCATTATCAGGCCTTCTGGAAGCAAGGTGTAGCTGTCGATGTCATCGACATGGAGAAAGACCTGTCGAAATACAAGCTGGTAGTGGCCCCGATGCTGTACATGGCGCGGGACGGTGTCGGTGAAAAAATCGAAGCATTCGTCGAGAACGGCGGTACCTTCGTCGCCACGTATTGGTCGGGTATCGCCAATGAAACCGACTTAACGTTCCTAGGCGGTTTTCCCGGACCGCTGCGACGTACACTCGGCATCTGGTCCGAGGAAATTGACGCCTTGCATGATGGCCAGGCGAATCAGATCACGCTCACGGAAAATGAGCTTGGTTTGTGTGGAGAGTACACAGCTATGGAGCTTTGTGATTTGATTCATCTGGAAGGGGCGGAAGCTTTGGCGGCTTATCAAAAAGATTTTTATGCCGGCCGTCCCGCACTGACGGTCAATCGTTTCGGCCAGGGGAAAGCATACTATATCGCCTCCCGCAATGAACAGTCCTTCCACGACGCCTTTTATGAAAAGATTGTGGAAGAAAGTGGTGTGAAAAGGGCGCTGGAAACCAAACTGCCGAAAGGTGTGTCGGCGCAAAGCCGGACAGATGGCAAGTATGATTACCTTTTCCTGATGAACTTTGGCGGGGAAAAGCAGGCTATTGTCTTGCCGGACGAGAATTTTACCAATCTCCTTGATGGAAGCGCCGTTTCCCGGTCAATTGAAATAGCACCTTTAGGCTTGAAACTGTTAAAGCGAAAGGAGGGTACCCATGCTGCAGGCTAG
- a CDS encoding glycoside hydrolase family 35 protein — protein MLQARDGMFYLDDEPFQILSGAMHYFRTVPEHWEDRLQKLKALGLNTVETYVPWNQHEPKKGQFEFSGLADIEQFIQLAYELDLYVIIRPSPYICAEWEMGGLPSWLLKNPDIVLRSSDPVYLQHVAEYYDVLLPKLRPFLYQHGGPVIAMQIENEYGAYGNDQQYLAFFKDQYAKHGLETFLFTSDGPEFIKQGSLPDVTTTLNFGSKVERAFQQLEELKPGSPKMVAEFWVGWFDYWTGKHHTRNAEDAARVFKELLENNSSVNFYMFHGGTNFGFMNGANHYDIYYPTITSYDYDSLLTESGQVTDKYRAIKRTLRAYMDVPEDYQSKLTAKAYGTVELKESVSLFDTLEHISRRVEHVTPLSMEEIDQSYGYTLYRTKVERQGELSLKIDAIQDRGFVYINGSYVTTVYKNDEEHMITLPFPEENNTLEILVENMGRANYGEHLADRKGIIHNIWLGEQYFFHWEMYAIELECLPTDYGVSGDSRYPKFFRGIFDAPGHHDTFVDAAGFTKGNIFINGFNLGRYWNTAGPQQRLYLPGPLLKEKHNELVILELEGTSVQHVQLEGEHVLSDKM, from the coding sequence ATGCTGCAGGCTAGAGACGGAATGTTTTACTTAGATGACGAACCCTTTCAGATCTTATCTGGGGCGATGCATTACTTCCGCACGGTACCCGAGCATTGGGAGGACCGGCTGCAAAAGCTGAAAGCGTTGGGATTGAATACGGTAGAAACCTATGTGCCCTGGAACCAGCATGAACCCAAGAAAGGGCAGTTCGAATTTTCCGGACTGGCCGATATCGAACAATTCATCCAGCTGGCGTATGAATTGGATTTATATGTCATCATCCGTCCGTCACCATATATTTGCGCTGAATGGGAAATGGGCGGGCTGCCTTCCTGGCTCTTGAAAAATCCGGATATCGTGCTGAGGAGCAGTGACCCTGTCTATTTGCAGCATGTGGCGGAATACTATGATGTCCTGCTGCCGAAGCTGCGCCCTTTCTTGTATCAACATGGCGGCCCCGTCATCGCAATGCAAATCGAAAATGAGTATGGTGCTTACGGAAATGATCAACAGTATTTAGCTTTTTTCAAAGACCAGTATGCCAAGCACGGCTTGGAGACGTTTTTATTCACATCCGATGGGCCGGAATTTATCAAACAAGGATCATTGCCGGACGTCACGACAACGTTGAACTTTGGCTCGAAGGTGGAGCGGGCTTTCCAACAACTCGAGGAGTTGAAGCCCGGTTCCCCGAAGATGGTGGCGGAATTCTGGGTCGGCTGGTTTGACTACTGGACGGGGAAACACCATACCCGGAATGCGGAGGATGCTGCCCGGGTTTTCAAGGAGCTGCTGGAAAACAACAGCTCGGTCAATTTTTATATGTTCCACGGCGGCACCAATTTCGGCTTCATGAACGGAGCCAATCACTACGATATTTATTACCCCACGATCACCAGCTATGATTATGATAGTTTGTTGACGGAAAGCGGGCAGGTGACCGATAAGTATCGTGCCATCAAGCGGACGTTGCGGGCGTACATGGACGTTCCGGAAGACTATCAAAGCAAGCTTACCGCCAAAGCATACGGAACAGTAGAATTGAAAGAATCGGTTAGTTTGTTTGATACACTGGAGCATATCAGCAGGCGTGTCGAACACGTCACCCCCCTGTCGATGGAGGAAATCGACCAGTCTTATGGCTATACACTTTACCGTACCAAAGTCGAAAGACAAGGGGAATTAAGCCTGAAGATCGACGCCATCCAGGACCGCGGTTTTGTGTACATCAACGGCAGCTATGTCACGACCGTCTATAAAAATGATGAAGAACACATGATTACGCTGCCTTTTCCAGAGGAAAACAATACGCTGGAAATTTTGGTGGAAAACATGGGGAGGGCCAACTACGGAGAGCATTTGGCAGATCGGAAAGGAATCATTCACAACATTTGGCTTGGTGAACAGTATTTTTTTCATTGGGAAATGTATGCCATCGAACTGGAATGTTTGCCGACTGATTATGGAGTAAGCGGGGATTCGCGTTATCCGAAATTTTTCCGGGGAATCTTCGATGCCCCCGGACACCATGATACGTTTGTCGATGCTGCCGGCTTTACCAAAGGGAACATCTTTATCAACGGCTTCAACCTCGGCAGATACTGGAACACAGCAGGTCCGCAGCAACGGCTTTATTTGCCCGGTCCACTGTTGAAGGAAAAGCATAATGAATTGGTGATACTTGAACTTGAAGGTACGAGCGTCCAGCACGTTCAGTTGGAGGGGGAGCATGTGCTGAGTGACAAAATGTAA
- a CDS encoding type II toxin-antitoxin system death-on-curing family toxin — protein MGKVIYLTTNQVIAINAVQIRLYSPNEPMGVKESSLLDSAINRPRQSVLGRDAYLTIEEKAAAIFESIVKNHAFHNANKRTALASMIVFLKINQYRWTMGIEEEQDFTVDVVNHKYTFEEIVSTIKRFTEKG, from the coding sequence ATGGGTAAGGTTATCTACCTAACAACAAACCAGGTTATTGCTATCAATGCAGTACAAATCCGTTTATATTCTCCAAATGAGCCGATGGGGGTAAAAGAGTCAAGCTTACTGGATTCAGCTATTAATCGGCCCAGACAATCGGTATTGGGTAGAGATGCATACCTCACTATTGAAGAAAAAGCAGCTGCGATTTTTGAATCAATTGTCAAGAATCATGCTTTTCATAATGCTAATAAACGAACTGCTTTGGCATCTATGATTGTTTTCTTGAAGATAAATCAATATCGTTGGACTATGGGAATCGAAGAAGAACAGGACTTTACGGTAGATGTAGTTAATCATAAATATACTTTCGAAGAAATTGTTTCGACTATAAAAAGGTTTACGGAAAAAGGTTAA
- a CDS encoding GNAT family N-acetyltransferase: MGKQIRKIMGNDYKKFSELANSAFEGLNADKWLESHIEETTKENLYGVFKEEELVAGMRTFDFEMNYSSTSIRVGGIGMLAVDMLHKKEKNAYQLLQYFFTLNKEAKVNLVMLHPFKVSFYKKMGFGIGTKNYQFYLNPNEFPYYNEKSHLEELTVEERGQILDCYNRIYSRTHGMTKRFPFEREMNRPFWFGKVIGFVDEGKVKGYFVYSSKEEDLYIHELFFESPAVIREFSTFLNSQSDQFKRVIINSNFDEIIHFVDSPESGEITMVDFPSTTDHKHIANVGIGVMYRIINCLDFFKELKEKNHLFNPSITLSVKLSINDDFYPINTLPFILYIRNGKILGIKESGPFDVEIRMNIAEFSSMVMGVENAHSYLKWGLMEISDESYIKLINSLFYTDSKPMVSKAF; the protein is encoded by the coding sequence ATGGGAAAACAAATAAGAAAGATAATGGGTAACGATTACAAAAAGTTTAGTGAGCTGGCAAATTCGGCATTCGAAGGATTAAATGCTGATAAATGGCTTGAAAGCCACATAGAAGAAACGACAAAAGAGAATTTATATGGTGTGTTTAAAGAAGAGGAATTAGTAGCAGGAATGAGGACTTTTGATTTTGAAATGAATTATTCCTCTACCTCCATTCGTGTGGGCGGAATTGGCATGTTGGCTGTTGATATGCTGCATAAAAAAGAAAAGAATGCCTATCAATTATTGCAGTATTTTTTCACTTTAAATAAAGAGGCAAAAGTCAATCTCGTTATGTTACATCCGTTCAAAGTGAGTTTCTATAAAAAAATGGGATTTGGCATCGGTACAAAGAATTATCAATTCTACTTAAATCCAAATGAATTTCCCTACTACAATGAAAAGAGCCACTTAGAAGAGTTAACCGTTGAAGAAAGAGGACAAATTCTTGATTGTTACAACAGGATATATTCCCGAACCCACGGTATGACGAAAAGGTTTCCTTTTGAAAGAGAAATGAATAGACCTTTTTGGTTTGGAAAGGTCATTGGTTTTGTAGATGAGGGAAAAGTCAAAGGTTATTTTGTTTATAGTAGTAAAGAGGAAGATTTATATATTCATGAGCTTTTCTTTGAGTCTCCAGCTGTGATAAGAGAATTTTCAACCTTTCTGAATAGCCAATCCGACCAATTTAAGCGAGTGATCATTAACTCGAATTTTGATGAAATTATCCATTTTGTAGACTCTCCAGAAAGTGGTGAAATAACAATGGTTGATTTTCCTTCCACCACTGACCATAAACACATCGCAAATGTAGGCATTGGGGTGATGTACAGGATAATTAATTGCCTCGACTTTTTTAAGGAACTTAAAGAAAAGAACCACCTTTTCAATCCTAGTATTACACTTTCAGTTAAACTTTCCATTAACGATGATTTCTATCCTATCAATACGTTGCCCTTTATTTTATACATTCGAAATGGAAAAATCTTGGGCATAAAAGAAAGTGGGCCATTTGATGTTGAAATCAGGATGAATATAGCGGAGTTTTCATCGATGGTGATGGGAGTCGAAAATGCTCATTCCTATCTAAAATGGGGATTGATGGAAATTTCAGATGAAAGTTATATTAAATTAATAAATTCACTTTTTTATACGGACAGTAAACCTATGGTTAGTAAGGCCTTTTAA
- a CDS encoding lipid II flippase family protein, protein MELFTEKLLFIALFIFIIHSIETLAYAVRLSGARVKMIASALSLFNIMVIVSRLANMMQQPFTGTTFIALFSRAIIHLSRERGSVPSLMKRIFSLEYKVV, encoded by the coding sequence ATGGAGCTCTTTACAGAAAAATTATTATTTATAGCTTTGTTTATTTTTATCATCCACTCGATCGAGACACTTGCTTATGCTGTGAGGTTATCAGGTGCGAGAGTTAAAATGATAGCTTCAGCTTTATCTCTCTTTAATATCATGGTTATTGTTTCAAGACTAGCTAATATGATGCAGCAACCTTTCACTGGCACTACTTTTATCGCTTTATTTTCAAGAGCGATTATTCATTTATCCAGGGAAAGAGGTTCTGTTCCTTCTTTAATGAAAAGGATATTTTCATTAGAGTATAAAGTAGTATGA